ACAGCGAACCGGAACCCGTGAATTAGGGAATCGGGACGCGGAAGGCAGTGGGAAGTGAACAAGAAGAGGCCCGCACAGCATCGCTGCTGGCGGGCCTTCCCGGTGGGGCGGAGGCGGGCGCAGGACCCACTCCCCACTGCCCACTTCCTACTCCCCGCGTTTACCAGCTGGCCTGGGTGGTGGTGGTGTCGCCGCCGCTGCCGGTCATCAGGAGGCCCAGCTGGGTTTCGGTGGCGTTCGCGGCGTTCACCTCACCGACGACCTTGCCTTCGTACATGACGAGGATGCGGTCGGCGAGGTTCATGACTTCGCCGAGGTCGGCGCTGACGAGCAGCACGGCGAGGCCCTGGTCGCGCGCCTCGACGATGCGGGAGTGGATGAATTCAATCGCGCCGATGTCCACGCCGCGGGTGGGCTGGCTGGCGACGAGGATCTTGGGGCCCTTGCGCATCTCGCGGGCGACGATGATCTTCTGCGCGTTCCCGCCGGAGTAGCTCCCGGCAGGCAGGGTGGCGCTGCGGGGGCGGACGTCGTACTGCTCGCTGAGAGTGCGGGCGTTCTGCTCGATGACGTCCTGTTTGAGGATGCCGAGGGGTCCGGCGAAGGGCGCGCGGTCGTGTTCGCCCAGGATGAAGTTCTCGGCGGTGGTCATCTCGAGGACGAGGCCGCGTTCGTTGCGGTCCTCGGGCACGTGGGACAGGCCGCTGGCCTCGACCTCGCGCACGCCGCGCGCGGGCTTGCCGAGGTACGTGATCTGACCCTGGTACGTCTGGAGGCCGGTGATCGCCTCGACGAGTTCGCTCTGGCCGTTGCCCTCGACGCCCGCGATGCCGACGATCTCCCCGGCGCGCACCTGGAAGCTCACGCCGTCCACGGCGTTGCGGTGCTCGCCCTTCACGACGACGTTCTGCACGTTCAGGGCGACCTCGCCGGGCTGGGCGGGGGCCTTGTTGACTTTCAGGGTGACGTCGCGGCCGACCATCATGCGGGCCAGGGTTTCGGTGGTGGCGCCCTGGGTGGGGATCGAGCCGATCATCTTGCCGTCGCGGATGACGCTGATGGTGTCGCTGATCTGCAGCACCTCGTGCAGCTTGTGGCTGATGAACACGACGGCGTTGCCGCTCCTGGCGTACTGGTTGACCAGGAAGTCGAACAGTTCGTCCGTTTCGCTGGGGGTCAGCACGGCGGTGGGTTCGTCGAGGATCAGGATGCGGGCGCCGCGGTACAGGGTCTTGAGGATCTCGACCTTCTGCTGCAGGCCGACGGGCAGTTCGCCGACGATGGCGTCGGGGTTCAGGTCGAAGTTGAACTGCTTGATGAGGTCCGCGACGCGTTTACGGGCCGCGCCGTAGTTGATTGAGCCGCCGCTGGTGGGTTCCATGCCCAGGATGACGTTCTCGGTGACGGTCAGCGTCTCGACGAGCATGAAGTGCTGGAAGACCATGCCGATGCCGCGCTTGATGGCCTCGCTGGGGTCGCTGAGGTTCACGGTCTCGCCGTCCACGACGATCTCGCCGCTGGTGGGGGGCTGGATGCCGTACACGATCTTCATCAGGGTGCTCTTGCCCGCGCCGTTCTCGCCGCACAGGGCGTGGACGCTGCCCCACTTGACCTGCATGGAGATGTTGTCGTTGGCGAGCACGAGCGGGAAACGTTTGGTGATGCCGCGCAACTCCAGCGCGTTCGGGGAGTTGTGCTGAACGGCGCGCAGAACGTCGGCCTGTGGAACAGTCATAACGTTCAGTCTAGCTTTCGCGGGCTCGTCTGGACAGACCCTGTGGGGGCGGCGCGTGGGGTCTGGTGCGCCGGGCCGGGTCACGTGGGGCGCGGCGGTACGCTGGGCGCATGCGGCACCCCCCCACGGCACTGAGGCGCACGCCCGAGGAAGTTCGGGACATTCACCTCAGTTACGCCCGGCCTGACCTGCGTTTCTTCTCGGCGGGGGCATGTCACGTGCTGGCGTTCGCGTTTCTGGAACGGTACCCACGCGCGGGTTTTCGGCCGCGGTTCATCTGCCCGGCGGCGGGATTCCACGGAGCGCACGTGTACGTCTCCGACGGCAGAATGGCGTTCGACGCGCAGGGGTACGTGGCAGAGGATGAGCTGCTCGGCGCGCACCGCCGGGCCTTGCAGGCGGAGCAGCCCGAGTGGCTGGCCGACGTGACGGACGTTCAGGTGCCCCTGGCCGAGTTCTGCGCCGGGAACAATCACCGGGCTCCCTGGGATTTTCCGGGGAACGTGTGGGAGCGCGCGCTGGCATACCTGCAGACGTTCCCGGCCCCTGTCTGACCTGGGAGGTCGCCTCGGAGCTGTTCAACTGTGCATCACGCACGTTCGCCCGGCCGATACGTCATGATGTGGGCATCATGGAATCGCTGTGGTTGATGATCACGAACCTGGGTCGTGACGAGGTGTTCATCGTGGTGCTGGCGCTGTTCACGTGGCTGGTGAGGCCGCAGGGTGGGCGGGAGCTGGGCGTGGCGTTCGCCCTGAGTTACCTGCTGAATTCCGCGCTGAAGTACGGCCTGAACCTGCCGCGTCCCTTCACGAACGATCCGTCGGTGGCGTCCGAGGCGGCGCGGGCGACGGCGGGCGGCCCGGGCCTGCCGAGCGGGCACTCGCAGATGAGCGCGACGCTGTGGCTGGGGATCGCGGCGCAGCTGCGCTCGACGGTCTTCACGGTGTTCGCCGCCGTGCTGGTGGCGGTGATCGCGGCGTCGCGCCTGCTGTTGAACGTGCACTACCCCAGTGACGTGGTGGTGGGCCTGCTGCTGGGCGTTGGATTCGCGCTGCTGGCGGCGCGCGTGCACTTCCCGCAGGCGGGGGCGCTGCGCTGGGGCGTTCCGACGGCGCTGCTGGTCGTCGCGGCGCTGATTCCGGCGGGTGCCCCGCGGGAGTTCGGGACGGGCCTGGGGCTGCTAGCGGGCTTCTGGGCGGCGCGGCCCACCTTCGCCCCGCCGCGTGACTGGGCCGGGCGCGTGATCGTGGCGGTGCTGGGTCTGGTGATGGTGTTCGCGGTGTACTTCGCGCTGGGCGCGCTGCCGCAGGAACTCAAGGACATGGGCGTGGTGCGCGCCCTGCGGTACGGTCTGCTGGTGCTGGTCGCGACCGAGGGTGTGCCGCTGGCGCTGCGCCGCTGGCTGCCTGCCCAGGTGGGTGCCGCGCAGGGGGCGCCGCAGGTCGTACACTGACGGTCATCAGACCAGTGCGGGGCAGGTCGGACCTGCCCCTTTGTTCTTCCCGGATAGTCGTTGTCACGTCCTTTCGCCGCCCTGTTCGATTCTGTCCTGCGCTGCCGCGCCCCGTGGAGGCTCCCCATGAACCGACGCTCCCTGCCTGCCGCCCTGCTGCTCGTCACGCCCCTGCTGGCCGGGGTCGCCGCGCTGGCCCAGACCACACCGGCACCGACCACACCTGCCACCCTGAAGGCCGGCCCGGCC
This region of Deinococcus sp. JMULE3 genomic DNA includes:
- a CDS encoding phosphatase PAP2 family protein — encoded protein: MESLWLMITNLGRDEVFIVVLALFTWLVRPQGGRELGVAFALSYLLNSALKYGLNLPRPFTNDPSVASEAARATAGGPGLPSGHSQMSATLWLGIAAQLRSTVFTVFAAVLVAVIAASRLLLNVHYPSDVVVGLLLGVGFALLAARVHFPQAGALRWGVPTALLVVAALIPAGAPREFGTGLGLLAGFWAARPTFAPPRDWAGRVIVAVLGLVMVFAVYFALGALPQELKDMGVVRALRYGLLVLVATEGVPLALRRWLPAQVGAAQGAPQVVH
- a CDS encoding ABC transporter ATP-binding protein codes for the protein MTVPQADVLRAVQHNSPNALELRGITKRFPLVLANDNISMQVKWGSVHALCGENGAGKSTLMKIVYGIQPPTSGEIVVDGETVNLSDPSEAIKRGIGMVFQHFMLVETLTVTENVILGMEPTSGGSINYGAARKRVADLIKQFNFDLNPDAIVGELPVGLQQKVEILKTLYRGARILILDEPTAVLTPSETDELFDFLVNQYARSGNAVVFISHKLHEVLQISDTISVIRDGKMIGSIPTQGATTETLARMMVGRDVTLKVNKAPAQPGEVALNVQNVVVKGEHRNAVDGVSFQVRAGEIVGIAGVEGNGQSELVEAITGLQTYQGQITYLGKPARGVREVEASGLSHVPEDRNERGLVLEMTTAENFILGEHDRAPFAGPLGILKQDVIEQNARTLSEQYDVRPRSATLPAGSYSGGNAQKIIVAREMRKGPKILVASQPTRGVDIGAIEFIHSRIVEARDQGLAVLLVSADLGEVMNLADRILVMYEGKVVGEVNAANATETQLGLLMTGSGGDTTTTQASW